A genomic segment from Hyalangium minutum encodes:
- a CDS encoding mucoidy inhibitor MuiA family protein — protein MSTAIQISSPTGVEHFDPPLPTGTTALEAPVRSVTLLEDRAQVTRRGTVRVKAGQNRIVVHGVAPVIQDVSLRAEVVTGKARVADARMRRSLRIRTADKPEAARALEEKIESLQHERQQVLEDQANARSRFERIQQMLHLGAEEIPEDAGWGMGMAAQWQDSFDALFRKSRQLRESMLQASFTAERLAEEISVATVQRQAMDRVDHQVVSWLEADVLADADGEVEVRIDYVVPNALWRPLHTARLLGRSQLQLTSSAAVWQATGEDWKDVELKFSTARSSLGTEPPVLHADLLTAKKKNESVVVQARQVQVQKAGLGSTPSSGGSSSPAAPTSVDLPGVDDGGETRNLKAPGKSTIPSDGRPNVIPLFTFEGGAESALVTFPELENKVFLRAVARNTSPSPVLAGPVELLQDNGFVGWTQTLFVAPQEKFELSFGPDDALRVRREEKKSSKQNTVSKWNESTTNVSIYLSNLSGEARHVVVTERIPVSEIEHVKVELDEEKSSSGFKLDDHGFCTWKVDVPANGHLVLQLRFKVSLAPGVQSA, from the coding sequence ATGAGCACGGCCATCCAGATTTCCTCTCCCACCGGCGTGGAGCACTTCGATCCCCCGCTGCCCACGGGCACCACCGCCCTGGAGGCGCCCGTCCGCTCCGTCACGCTGCTGGAGGATCGCGCCCAGGTCACCCGCCGGGGCACGGTCCGCGTGAAGGCGGGACAGAACCGCATCGTCGTCCACGGCGTGGCGCCGGTGATCCAGGACGTCTCGCTGCGCGCGGAGGTCGTCACCGGCAAGGCCCGCGTGGCGGACGCCCGCATGCGCCGCAGCCTGCGCATCCGCACCGCGGACAAGCCCGAGGCCGCCCGCGCGCTCGAGGAGAAGATCGAGTCGCTGCAGCACGAGCGCCAGCAGGTGCTGGAGGACCAAGCCAACGCCCGCTCCCGCTTCGAGCGCATCCAGCAGATGCTCCACCTGGGCGCCGAGGAGATCCCGGAGGACGCGGGCTGGGGCATGGGCATGGCGGCCCAGTGGCAGGACTCTTTCGACGCGCTGTTCCGCAAGTCCCGCCAGCTGCGCGAGTCCATGCTCCAAGCCTCCTTCACCGCCGAGCGGCTCGCGGAGGAGATCAGTGTCGCGACCGTCCAGCGCCAGGCCATGGATCGCGTGGACCACCAAGTGGTGTCCTGGCTGGAGGCGGACGTGCTCGCCGACGCCGATGGCGAGGTGGAGGTCCGCATCGACTATGTGGTGCCGAACGCCCTCTGGCGCCCGCTGCACACCGCGCGCCTGCTGGGCCGCAGCCAGCTGCAGCTCACTTCCTCGGCCGCCGTGTGGCAGGCCACGGGCGAGGACTGGAAGGACGTGGAGCTGAAGTTCTCCACCGCGCGCTCCTCGCTGGGCACCGAGCCGCCCGTGCTGCACGCGGATCTGCTCACCGCGAAGAAGAAGAACGAGTCCGTGGTGGTGCAGGCCCGGCAGGTCCAAGTGCAGAAGGCCGGCCTGGGCAGCACGCCCTCCTCCGGTGGCAGCAGCAGCCCTGCGGCGCCCACCAGCGTGGATCTGCCCGGGGTGGACGATGGCGGAGAGACGCGCAACCTGAAGGCGCCCGGGAAAAGCACCATCCCCTCGGATGGGCGGCCCAACGTCATCCCGCTCTTCACTTTCGAGGGTGGTGCGGAGTCCGCGCTGGTCACATTCCCCGAGTTGGAGAACAAGGTGTTCCTGCGGGCGGTGGCGCGCAACACCTCGCCCAGCCCGGTGCTGGCGGGACCGGTGGAGCTGCTTCAGGACAACGGCTTCGTGGGATGGACCCAGACGCTCTTCGTGGCGCCCCAGGAGAAGTTCGAGCTGAGCTTCGGCCCGGACGACGCGCTGCGCGTGCGGCGCGAGGAGAAGAAGAGCTCCAAGCAGAACACCGTCAGCAAGTGGAACGAGTCCACCACGAACGTGAGCATCTATCTCTCCAACCTCTCGGGCGAGGCGCGCCACGTGGTGGTCACCGAGCGAATCCCCGTCTCCGAGATCGAACACGTGAAGGTCGAGCTGGACGAGGAGAAGAGCTCCAGCGGCTTCAAGCTGGACGACCACGGGTTCTGCACCTGGAAGGTCGACGTGCCGGCCAACGGGCACCTTGTCCTGCAGCTGCGGTTCAAGGTGTCCCTGGCGCCGGGCGTCCAGAGCGCCTGA
- a CDS encoding VOC family protein, producing the protein MLDHIMLRVKDYAESKRFYDEVLGTLGYKMLMEFPEAGGYGDEKPYFWIGAAPDPHPRVHIAFMAKSRAQVDAFHAKALELGAKSDGAPGLRLEYHPDYYAAFVIDPNGHNIEAVIHTPNELPRVAQVTKVAKKAATKAVGAAKKAAKKAVGAAKKAAKKAVGAAKKASARKKGSAQRKR; encoded by the coding sequence ATGCTCGACCACATCATGCTGAGGGTGAAGGACTACGCTGAGTCCAAGCGCTTCTACGATGAGGTGCTGGGAACGCTGGGCTACAAGATGCTCATGGAGTTCCCAGAGGCCGGCGGCTACGGAGACGAGAAGCCGTACTTCTGGATTGGCGCGGCGCCGGATCCGCACCCGCGCGTCCACATCGCCTTCATGGCCAAGAGCCGCGCCCAGGTGGATGCGTTCCACGCCAAGGCGCTCGAGCTGGGCGCCAAGAGCGATGGCGCGCCGGGCCTCCGGCTGGAGTACCACCCGGACTACTACGCCGCTTTCGTCATCGACCCGAACGGCCACAACATCGAGGCCGTGATCCACACGCCAAACGAGCTGCCTCGCGTGGCCCAGGTCACCAAGGTCGCCAAGAAGGCCGCGACTAAGGCTGTGGGTGCGGCAAAGAAGGCCGCCAAGAAGGCCGTGGGTGCAGCGAAGAAGGCCGCCAAGAAGGCCGTGGGTGCGGCGAAGAAGGCCAGTGCCCGGAAGAAGGGTTCGGCCCAGCGCAAGCGGTAG